CGTCTGGCAGCTTGTTCATGCTGTCCGCATTCACGTAGGGCGGGTTGCAGAGCACGAGGTCCCAGCCGCCTTCGAGCAGGCTCATCCCGTCGCTTTGCACCAGTTGCACGCGCTGCTGCAGACCATGCTTGTCCACGTTGATGCGGGCCACGGCGAGGGCGTCGGCAGAGATGTCCGCGCCAGTCACCGCCACATCGGGATAGGTCATGGCGGCAAGGCAGGCGAGACTGCCATTGCCGGTGCACAGATCGAGCACCTTGTGTGTCTGGTCGCTCAGCCATTCGTCGATGCTGCCGTCGACCAGCAGCTCGGCAATGAAGCTGCGCGGAACAATGGAGCGCTCGTCGATGTAGAACGGCACGCCTTGCAGCCACGCTTCGCGCGTGAGATAGGCTGCGGGCTTGCGGGTGACGATGCGCTGTTGGATCAGCTTGTCGATCTGCGCTTGCTGCTCGGGCGAAAGCGGGTTGCGATCAACGCTTTCGGGCTCATCCTCGGCCAGCAGGCTGTCGATGGGCAGGCCCAGTTGCCAGAGCACCAGCCAGGCCGCTTCGTCATAGGCGTTGGTCGTGCCGTGACCGTAGGCCACGCCAGCGTCTTCGAGCTGCTTGGCCGCGTTGTGGATGACTT
This genomic stretch from Diaphorobacter sp. HDW4B harbors:
- the prmB gene encoding 50S ribosomal protein L3 N(5)-glutamine methyltransferase; the protein is MSGAASTVGEVIHNAAKQLEDAGVAYGHGTTNAYDEAAWLVLWQLGLPIDSLLAEDEPESVDRNPLSPEQQAQIDKLIQQRIVTRKPAAYLTREAWLQGVPFYIDERSIVPRSFIAELLVDGSIDEWLSDQTHKVLDLCTGNGSLACLAAMTYPDVAVTGADISADALAVARINVDKHGLQQRVQLVQSDGMSLLEGGWDLVLCNPPYVNADSMNKLPDEYRAEPELALAGGTDGMDFVRDLFKSLPPKLNQNAVLVLEIGNEKPFFEAAFPTLPVFWMTTTSGDEQVLLITQQALSEWHAEQAQA